The Prevotella melaninogenica region GCCATTCAGAACATCAATGACACGTATAAAGCAAAGGAAAGGGATTCCATCTTCAATTTCATACAGGAGTGGTATGAGGCAAAAGATACTTATGGCTCTGACAACAAGTTGACTCTTTCTCTGACAGATGATTTCAAATATTACAGCGATAAAGGACTTGATTATGTGGTGCTGCCAAACGGCAAGCCTATAACTTCTTTCTATGCTTCAAGCGGTGTCCAGTCAATCATGCCTATCGATGTGATGACTGATTATGTTATGGGTGTCGTGGGAAAGGTAGTCAAATTCAGTATGTCGGACTTGATGAACCGTCTCATGGAGTCGTTAAATACGGATGTGCGCAATAAAATCGTACATGGTGCCCACGAGGTCACGGAAGAGGAGTTGGCTCCAACCCGTGAGAAGATGAAATACCAGTCGGCACAACTTTTTATAGAAGAGCCGGAGCAGAACCTCTATCCTGATGCGCAGCGTAAACTTGTGCAGAACATCATACGGCATCTGAAAGCTGTGAAGTCAGTTGGCAAGCATCGTTCTATGGTGGTACTCACTACACATAGCCCTTATGTGCTGTCAACACTCAATGTCTTGATGGCAGATGCAGCAGCCGTCGAGAAGAAGCCTGGCGACGAAAGGCTTAAAGACGTGGTTGACGAAAGTACGTTGCTTCCAACAGATGCTTTCTCGGCATATTTCATCAACAAAGATGGTGTGTTCGAGGACATCAAAGATATGGAGATACCGATGCTCTCTGGTATAGACTTGGATAGTGTTTCTGATTGGGTCGATGAGCATGTGGGTCGTATCAATGAAATATTATACGCAGAATAGCCATGGGGAAAAGTACATACGAGAACTTGACTCTTGCAGGGTATCAGGCTGAACAGCCCCTTGATATCCGTAAAACGGTTGCCACACGAGAGCAAGGGAAGAAATACACTCTTGCCATTCAAGGGAATCTGCTTTCTGCGGTCTTTCAAGTTGACGGTTACATCATAAAGACTGGTGTCAAATGTGATAGGTTAGTGATGGTACAGACATCGGCAGAGCCTGAGGAGGCATGGACACAGATATTCGTTGAACTGAAAGGGCATGATGCCATTCATGGTATGGAACAGTTGCTTGCAACAGCAAAGAATCCTACATTCCGCAGCTTTAGCAATCGCCAAAGGAAAGCTCGTCTGGTAGCGACATCATTTCCTACGAACAAGGCGAATCCCAAAGTGGAGAAACTGAAGATTGAGTTTACCAAACTGAATGTCGATTATAAGAACATTAAATCTGGTCAAACAGACTGTTTGTAATTAAGGTTTAATGAAAAAAAAGTGGATGCGTCTCCTTTGACACATCCACTTCTATCTCTATAATCGAAATCTTTACTTTTGTCTTTCTTAGCCTAAGTACTTCATGAGTACGCGTGCATTCCCGCTCTCACGAATCTTCTCGATAGCCTTCTCACGAATCTGGCGAACACGCTCACGGGTAAGACCCATCTCTGTTCCAATCTCCTCCAGACCCTTCTCTTGGCAACCGATACCGAAACACTCGGTGACAATCTTTATCTCACGATCCTTCAAAGTGTTCTGAAGAACGGCACGGAGATCGTCTGACATTGACTCGAAATCAACGCCACGGTCGGTGCGAGAGTCATCACCTGAAGACAGCATATCACTCATTGAGTTATCGTCGTCATCGCTAAATGGAGCGTCGATACTCATGTGATGGTTGTCTGCACTTTGGCTCTGACGGATGCGAGCCTCATCGATACCAGTCAACTCTGCCAACTCATGGATAGAAGGACGACGATTGTGTTGCTGCACAAACTCGTTCGTTACCTGATTAATCTTTGAGATAGCACCCACCTGATTCAGCGGAAGACGCACGATACGACTCTGCTCAGCGATAGCCTGCAGAATACTCTGACGAATCCACCAAACAGCGTATGAGATAAACTTAAAACCACGAGTCTCATCGAATTTCTCTGCTGCCTTTACCAAACCAATGTTTCCCTCGTCGATAAGGTCGGTGAGAGAGAGTCCTTGGTGCTGATACTGTTTAGCTACAGAAACGACGAAACGGAGGTTAGCCTTAATCAGTTTCTCCTTCGCACGCTCACCTTTGCGACCGCCTTTGTGGATTTCCTGTGCCAGCTCAATCTCTTCGTCAACGGTAATCATCGGTTCACGACCAATCTCAACGAGATACTTATCCAGTGCCTCACTTGATCGGTTGGTGATACTTTTTGAAATCTTAAGTTGTCTCATGAATTGTTTACTATTTCCTCCTAAAAATATAGCTAATTTCCGTTATCCAAAATTGATACGGCGTGCAAAGGTACATATAAATATGTGAATAACCAAATCCGAACACCTTTGGTTATGTATTTTTATGTTTTTTTATACGATCACACGTCGCAATAGCCTGTTATTGTAGACAAAATCAATGTGTAATACGCTAAATCCGTCCGCCTGTAAGTCAATAAACAGTGCCTTGTAATGATTTCTGATGTAAGAGAAAGAATCTTTTTGCCCCCTCTAACATATGTGCGGACGCCCCGCACATATAGTGTTTATACTTCGCACAATTGGTGCTAAGCATGAATAGGAAATAAATATAGGCACATGGTCTGTTTTGTCAATTCTTATCAGTAGGGATAAAGGTGCTGATAAAATATGTTGTGATAAAGGAAGTTCATACATATTAAGGCTATAGAGAAGTGTTAAATTATATTCTTTTGTACTTACAAAGTAATAATTCTGTTACATGACACAGCTTAACAGAATATCAAGGATTTCTTGGCAATGAGATATTTTGACTCAAATCCTTATAACTAAAAGATAACGTATAGAATGGAAATCATGCTGTAAGGCTGATAATTATACAGAAGAATGAGAATTCTTTATTATTTTATTAATACAAAGAACGAGTTTAAAATAAAAATAGTACCTTTACACTCTATTTATTTTATAATGGGAAGTGGTTGGCAAAAAGGAGAGTTGTGTCTAAAGGCTGTGAAAATAATTGCCATGGTTTCATAGCTTTAATCTATCATAATGCCTATCTAAACTTTCTCTATTTATGATGAATCTCTAAGATTATAAATATATATGTTAATTAAATAAACGATTATTGATATATGAGTAATAGAAGTAATAATCAAGGTCGAGCTTATGAGTTTATATGTTTGCATTCATTGCATGAAGCTATTGAGGCTATTCGTCCTGCACAGATAATACAAAATAGTAGTTATAAGGCAGCTGCTGCGGCATGGGACACATTGAGTGATGCTCAACAAGAAATCTATACGCTTAGTGCTAAATCTACCATTGAAACTATATTTGCATTAGAGCCAAACATTGTAGAAGTTGATAATAATAGTTTAGATTTATTCATACAGAGTGATCAGCATGGTAAAGTAGCAGATGTTCGTGATATCATTATACAACGTAATAATATTGTATGGGAAATAGGTTTGAGCATCAAACACAATCACATGGCTGTTAAACACAGTCGTCTTTCACGTAAACTTGATTTTGGAGAGAAATGGTATGGAAAGAAATGTTCTAAAACTTATTGGGATGATATTGAACCTATTTTTACCTTTCTGGAAGCTGAAAAGAAAAAGGGGACATACTTTTGTGAGTTGAAGTCAAAAGAGGAAGATGTTTATATTCCCTTACTCAAAGCTTTTATGGCAGAAATTAAGAAACAGATAGAAAAGGATAATACTGTTCCTCGTAAGTTAGTAGCGTACCTGTTAAGTAAATATGATTTCTACAAAGTTATAAGCATTGATAATAAGCGACTAACAACTATACAATCCTTTAATATGTATGGCACCTTAAATCTCCCAAGTAAGGAAACTTCCCCTACCCTTAAAGTGCCTATGGTAGAGCTTCCAAAATCGTTACTGTATATTGGCTTAAAACCAAACAGTAAAACAACTATCATAATGAGTTTTGACGAAGGCTGGCAATTCTCTTTCCGTATTCATAACGCAAAGGATTTGGTAGAACCTTCCTTGAAGTTTGATATTCAAATTTTAGGGATGCCAGTAGATGTAAATATAAAGTATAATTGTAAATGGTAAAATATAAATGAGATTGATAAGTCTTTTTTCTGGCGCAGGAGGGCTTGATAAAGGCTTCCATAATGCTGGCTTCCGTACTATAGTTGCTAACGAGTTTGACAAAAAAATCTGCCCCACATTTAGAGCAAATTTTCCAGATACAAAACTTATAGAAGGCGATATTCATGATATTCCTTCTGACGCTTTTCCAATGAATCCAGTAGGTATTATTGGCGGTCCCCCCTGTCAATCATGGAGTGAGGCTGGGACCTTGAAAGGTATTGAAGATGCTCGAGGACAATTATTTTATGAGTATATCCGTATTCTACGTGATACTCAACCATTGTTTTTTGTAGCAGAGAATGTTCCTGGTATGCTTGCAAAACGCCATACTGAAGCAGTAAGAGGATTCATGAACCTCTTTAATCAAGCTGGCTATGATGTGAATTTAAAGATGCTCAATGCTAATGACTTTGACGTTCCTGAGGATCGAAACCGTGTGTTCTATATTGGTTTTCGAAAGGATTTACATATCAATGATTATGAATATCCTCTCCCACAAAAACATAAGCCAACACTTCGGGAAGCTATTTGGGATTTACAAGAGACTGCTATCCCAGCACGTGAGAAGAATCACACAAATGGAGATGCTTGTATAGTTCCTAATAACGAATATTTTATAGGAGCATATTCCCCTATCTTTATGTCACGAAATCGTGTACGTTCTTGGGATGAACCTGGCTTTACTGTTCAAGCAAGTGGTCGTCAATGTCAACTGCATCCACAAGCCCCTAAAATGGAAAAGATAGAAAAAAATCTTCAACGTTTTGTTCCTGGTAAAGAGCATCTTTATCGAAGGATGACTGTTCGAGAAGTTGCACGTGTACAGAGTTTTCCTGATGACTATCGTTTCCTATACGATGAAGTTAACTATGGTTACAAAATGATTGGCAATGCAGTGCCTGTAAACCTTGCTTATCACGTGGCAATGAGTATAATAGAAACATTAAAAAGGCATAATACTAATTTTACAGATTGAAAAGAAAAGGTGGTGATAGGGAATGCCTACACCACCTTTATACCTTATAAATATGCTAAGATTACTTCCAATTCTTCTGCACTAACTTCGTCACAGAGTTGATGGTTATACGCACGCCCATCCTATTCGCTTTTATCTTCGAGCTGTATTCGGTAGGCCAACCACTTTTGAGGAGTTGAAAGTTTGTTGTTCCGTTGATATCCATTGTAGCCATACCAATTTCCTTCATTCTGTCCCAGTGGGCCTCAAGCTGTGCTACCATATGCTCAAGGTTTTCGTCAGCACCGACTCCCTTCATCTTGTCAATGATGAAAGCTTTCACATCGGCTTCGGTCATATTACTGCTAATCTCCTCCGCGATGTTCATCGTATTCCCCTTCTTGGTAAGCGTGTAGGTAACGGTTGACTTGATATCCCTTATCTCCTTATTCTCTTTGTAGCCATTTTTCAAGGACTTACCAAAGAGATAGAAGAAGGTGTTATTATTGATATTCGCGATAAGAACGTCTTTGGCAACCTCTTTTGTTATACTCATCATAGCCTTCATCTTCGGCATACTCTTCTCTACGTTCGGATTGTTATTGTAGAGAGAGTCGAGTTCTGTGAGTGCAAACTTCCAAGCCTTGCGCTGCACCTCGTCATAGTTTAAGATATCAGTAATCTTTCCGTTTGCATCTGTTCTTAGAAGCATAGGGACATTGTTCAGGCTTTGGATGATCATATCTCCCGTCTGTGTTAGGAACGACTGATTTCCATCTACCGCTATGTCTTTGGTCAGTATTTCGATAATATACCCATCACGGAGAACCTCCTGTACGGTTATCTTCGTCTGTCTGGTTACCTTTATCGCTTTAGACCCAGCCGCAGCAGACTGTCCTTCAATGTCTGTCACGGTTTCATAAACTGCCCTTTCGCCTTTCTGAAACTTTGCTTTGATTAAGGTTTGAGCGTTCAAAGCTGTTACAACAAGGGCGAAGGCAAGGGTAAAAAGTAGTTTCTTCATATCGAAATATCGATTATTTCCAACTCTTTTCTACCAATTTCGTAACAGAGGTGATGAACATTTCCATTCCCATCATCTTTGTTTTCACGTCCGTACTGTATTCAGTAGCCCAACCAGTGTTGAGGAGTTTAGTCATGGAAGTACCGTCGACATCCATGTTTGCCATACCCATCTGCTTCATCTGTCCCCAGTTAGCATCGAGTTGCGAAACCATACCTTCGTCAGCACCCATTTGCTTCATCTTGTTAATAAGGAAGGCTTTTACATCGTCTTCGGTCATATTGCCCTTAATCTTACCAATGATATTGAGTGCGTTTGGCTCCTTGTTAAGCTCGTAGGTAACAGTAGTCTTTATACCCTGCATGTCCTTATTCTCTTTGTCACCAGTCTTTAGGGTCTTACCAAATAATTGAAAGAAAGTGTTGTATTCGACAGACTCGATAAACGCTTCTTTAGTGAACTGGCTGTTCATAGACATAGCCATCTTGTACTTAGGCAGCACCTTCTCCATTTCTGGATTGGCGTTGTAGAGAGAGTCAATAAATGTCATTGCAAACTTGCTTGCCTTAGTTTGGACTTCAGTATAATTCAAGAGGTCCTTCACCTTTCCGTTGGTATCCGTCTTTAGGAGCATTGGAACATTACTGAGGTATTGGTTCAGCATGTTTCCTGTCTGCTGTGCAATCTCCTTACTGCCTTCCATCTTCATATTAGTTGTCAATACTTCGATAATATAACCGTCAGCAGTAGCATCTTGTACGGTAATCTTTGTTTTGCTGTTAGTCTTTATGCTTTCAGAACCACCACTCATAGGAGTGTTGACTTTAACATCAGCTACGGTTTCATAGGTAGCTTGGTCGCCTTTTTGGAAGTTAGCCTTGATTAAGGTCTGGGCGTTCAACGCTGTTACAGCGAGGAGTAAAACGAAAGTTAGAAATGATTTTTTCATAAGGCAAATGTTATTTAATTAGTATTTTAGACTTTAGAATAAAAAGATTAACGGCTCCAGAATTTATAAGCATTCGTTGTTAGTCCTGCCTTTATAAATATCCTGAAGCCGTTAAATCTATGCGTATTGTTGACGATTAGTATGATCTTGCGATGATGACACGATACTTAGCAGGCTTGCCACTAACCATGTCGACACCTGGTGTCTGCTCGAACATATAAGGGACACAACGGATTGTTGCCTGCGTGTCTTCCTTAATCTTCGCCTCAGTCTCTTCTGTTCCATCCCAGTGGCAGAGGAAGAAACCGCCGTCTTTCACTTTCTCCTTGAACTCCTCATAGTTCTCGCACTCGTAGATGTGAGCATCACGGAAGTCCTTAGCCTTCTTGAAGATGTTGTCCTGAATCTCGTCGAGGAGGTTCTTGATACGCTCAACAATGCCGTCAAAGCTTACGCTCTCCTTCTCTAATGTGTCGCGACGCATCACCTCAATGGTGTTATTCTCCAAGTCACGACCACCCATTGCGAGACGTACTGGCACACCCTTCAACTCGTAGTCAGCGAACTTAAAGCCCGGACGCTTGTTGTCAGCATCGTCATACTTAACAGTGATACCCAACGCACGGAGCTGATCAATAACTGGCTGCAACTTGTCGGTGAGTGCCTTCAACTGCTCCTCACCCTTGAAGATTGGTACGATAACCACTTGAATAGGGGCAATCTTTGGAGGAAGAACGAGTCCGTTATCGTCAGAGTGGGTCATGATGAGCGCACCAATCAGACGGGTACTAACACCCCATGAGGTAGCCCATACATACTCTGGTTTGTTCTCCTTGTTAAGGAAAGTAACATCGAATGACTTAGCGAAGTTCTGACCCAAGAAGTGAGAAGTACCACTCTGGAGTGCCTTACCGTCCTGCATCATTGCCTCAATCGTATAGGTATCCAATGCACCAGCAAAACGCTCAGTCTCACTCTTCACACCCTGTACGACAGGAACAGCGAGCCACTTCTCAGCGAAGTCAGCGTAAACACGCAACATGGTCTGTGCCTCTTTCTCAGCCTCCTCACGTGTAGCGTGAGCGGTGTGACCCTCCTGCCAGAGGAACTCAGACGTGCGGAGGAAAGGACGCGTACGCATCTCCCAACGCATAACATTACACCACTGGTTGCACATCAATGGCAGATCGCGCCAAGAGTGAATCCAGTTTTTATAGGTATTCCAGATGATTGTCTCACTGGTAGGACGGATAATCAGCTCTTCCTCCAACTTTGCGTTAGGATCAACCTGCACAGCATTGCCATCCTCTGTAGCCTTCAGACGATAGTGAGTAACCACAGCACACTCCTTGGCGAATCCCTTTACGTGCTCAGCCTCACGAGAGAGGAAGCTCTTAGGAATCAGCATTGGGAAGTAAGCATTCTGCACACCAGTCTCCTTAAACATCTTGTCAAGCTGTGCCTGAATCTTCTCCCAGATAGCATAGCCGTATGGCTTGATAACCATACAACCACGTACGGCAGACTGCTCAATCAAGTCTGCCTTTATTACCAAGTCATTGTACCATTGAGAGTAGTTGTCTGCTCTCTTGGTCATCTCTTTTAGTTCTTTTGCCATAAATATATTATTCTATTTCTTATTTTGCATCTTTAGGGGATTTCCCATGCTATTATAGGCATTTCCCTTTTGCGAGTATGCCCTGAAACACTAACTTTGCACACAGATACGGCTGAGATAGTCAAGAACAAAGGGAACCCCATTCCCACTTGCTAATACCAGCCTATCCTTTGCGAAAATAATGCAAACGAGTGCAAACGAAACTTGCTTCACTTTGCCGAGTTAGCTTTATTTTCTGCAAAAATACAAAAAAATGTTGGCAATGAATGCTATACAGCACATATTTGTTTAACTTTGCACGAATTAAAATGAATTAAGGTGCGGCTGTAAGGCCAAGCCAGAAGGTAAAAGATATTAATCAATAAGTACGTTTGATTATGAAGAATATGAAAATGATGGCAGCAGGAATGTGTCTCCTCACTGTCGTAAGTTGTCAGACAAAGCAAGGTACAGGTGCATTAATCGGTGGCGGTGCTGGTGCAGCATTAGGCGGTATCGTCGGTCAGATTATAGGTCGTAATGGTAAGAGCACAGCCATTGGTGCTGCTATCGGTGGTGCTGTAGGTGCTGGTGCTGGTGCCCTCATCGGTCGTCACATGGACAAGGTAGCACGCGAGGCAGCACAGCAGTTGCCAAACGCACGTGTCGACAAGGTGACAGATGCTAATGGCTTAGACTGTGTGAAGGTTACCTTCGACTCTGGTATCCTCTTCCCATTGAATGGTTCAAACCTCAGCGCATCTGCTAAGAACGACCTCACAAAGTTCGCTTCTTTGATGCAGCGCAACTCTAACTGTGACGTTGCTATCCAGGGTTACACTGATGCTTCTGGTAACGACAACATCAACCTCCCATTGTCACAGCGTCGTGCTGATGCGGTATCATCTTACCTCAAGGGTCGTGGTGTAAGCAGCCGTCAGATTCGTTCAGTACAGGGCTTTGGTAGTGCAAACCCTATCGAGAATAAGACTATTAGTCAGGCTAACCGCCGTGTAGAGGTTTACCTCTATGCATCATCTGAGATGGTTCGTCAGGCAAACAACGGTTCACTCTAATTCCATTTAATTTATGAGGGACATGCCAATAATGTGTCCCCATAAACTTTGCAAAATAAATCTTCCCACAAAAAAGAGGGTGTGTCAAAATGCAAATATCATTTTAATTATCTTTCAGTTTGAAATAATGCAATAAAAAATGACCATTTCTATACTCGATTTTGAGTAAAGAAATGGTTTTTTCTTTGCCTTTAGTAGAATCCTACTTATAGATTGAAAGTTGTCAAGTTATTAATTTGCATTTTGACACACCCTCCATATTTTTCATTGATTAGGTTATTGCATAGACAGCAATTTGCAGTACATTCCGTTTTTTGCTGCAAGTTCTGCATGCGTCCCATTCTCTACAAGTCGTCCTTTGTCCATCACAATAATCTGATTAGCATTACGGATGGTTTGCAAATGATGGGCAATGACCAAGACTGTGCGATTTCGGATAAGGGCAGACATTGCCTGTTGTATCTTATATTCATTGACAGGGTCAACATTGCTCGTTATCTCGTCCAAAAGAATGATGGGAGCGTCTTTCAAGAAAGCACGGGCGATTGAAAGCCTTTGTTTCTGCCCTCCGGAGAGTCCCAAACCGTTTTCTCCGATTTTTGTTTCATAACCTTCCGGCAGGCTGATGATAAAGTCGTGTATCATCGCTCTACGTGCTGCTTCTTCGATTTCTTCCTGCGTAGCATGTTGATTGCCCACTTTGATATTATTGGCAATGGTATCTGAAAAGAGAATAACATTTTGCATCACTACACTGATTTTACCGAGCAGATAATCATAGTCCATTTCTCGAATGTCTATACCACCGATACGGATACTACCGGTCTGCGGTTCCCAGAAACGGAGTAACAGGCTGGTAATGGTTGTTTTACCAGAACCTGACGATCCGACAAGTGCCGTTACCGTTCCTTCGGGAACATGGAACGTGAGATTTTTCATCTCAAAACCTTCCTTCTCATAATGGAAATCCACTTTGTCAAAGGAAAGATTGAAATGGGTTGCTGTTTTCGGCTGTTCAGGATTGGTGATAACAGGAGCATTCAATAAATGGGAAATGCGTCCGTAACTATCTTTT contains the following coding sequences:
- a CDS encoding DNA cytosine methyltransferase, with product MRLISLFSGAGGLDKGFHNAGFRTIVANEFDKKICPTFRANFPDTKLIEGDIHDIPSDAFPMNPVGIIGGPPCQSWSEAGTLKGIEDARGQLFYEYIRILRDTQPLFFVAENVPGMLAKRHTEAVRGFMNLFNQAGYDVNLKMLNANDFDVPEDRNRVFYIGFRKDLHINDYEYPLPQKHKPTLREAIWDLQETAIPAREKNHTNGDACIVPNNEYFIGAYSPIFMSRNRVRSWDEPGFTVQASGRQCQLHPQAPKMEKIEKNLQRFVPGKEHLYRRMTVREVARVQSFPDDYRFLYDEVNYGYKMIGNAVPVNLAYHVAMSIIETLKRHNTNFTD
- a CDS encoding sigma-70 family RNA polymerase sigma factor; its protein translation is MRQLKISKSITNRSSEALDKYLVEIGREPMITVDEEIELAQEIHKGGRKGERAKEKLIKANLRFVVSVAKQYQHQGLSLTDLIDEGNIGLVKAAEKFDETRGFKFISYAVWWIRQSILQAIAEQSRIVRLPLNQVGAISKINQVTNEFVQQHNRRPSIHELAELTGIDEARIRQSQSADNHHMSIDAPFSDDDDNSMSDMLSSGDDSRTDRGVDFESMSDDLRAVLQNTLKDREIKIVTECFGIGCQEKGLEEIGTEMGLTRERVRQIREKAIEKIRESGNARVLMKYLG
- a CDS encoding HaeIII family restriction endonuclease, which encodes MSNRSNNQGRAYEFICLHSLHEAIEAIRPAQIIQNSSYKAAAAAWDTLSDAQQEIYTLSAKSTIETIFALEPNIVEVDNNSLDLFIQSDQHGKVADVRDIIIQRNNIVWEIGLSIKHNHMAVKHSRLSRKLDFGEKWYGKKCSKTYWDDIEPIFTFLEAEKKKGTYFCELKSKEEDVYIPLLKAFMAEIKKQIEKDNTVPRKLVAYLLSKYDFYKVISIDNKRLTTIQSFNMYGTLNLPSKETSPTLKVPMVELPKSLLYIGLKPNSKTTIIMSFDEGWQFSFRIHNAKDLVEPSLKFDIQILGMPVDVNIKYNCKW
- a CDS encoding AAA family ATPase — translated: MATIQIKNLGPIKDTGLINLTDVLLVIGRQSSGKSTFMKVLCFCRWIEKKIMTSFDKTIQAYTHNKRFTKDLKQFYRIDEIYFKEDTEIIYDGDVVTISLTGVNQNAKINRKQEAWEDRYNSKLSYIPAERNLVSAIQNINDTYKAKERDSIFNFIQEWYEAKDTYGSDNKLTLSLTDDFKYYSDKGLDYVVLPNGKPITSFYASSGVQSIMPIDVMTDYVMGVVGKVVKFSMSDLMNRLMESLNTDVRNKIVHGAHEVTEEELAPTREKMKYQSAQLFIEEPEQNLYPDAQRKLVQNIIRHLKAVKSVGKHRSMVVLTTHSPYVLSTLNVLMADAAAVEKKPGDERLKDVVDESTLLPTDAFSAYFINKDGVFEDIKDMEIPMLSGIDLDSVSDWVDEHVGRINEILYAE
- the proS gene encoding proline--tRNA ligase, whose product is MAKELKEMTKRADNYSQWYNDLVIKADLIEQSAVRGCMVIKPYGYAIWEKIQAQLDKMFKETGVQNAYFPMLIPKSFLSREAEHVKGFAKECAVVTHYRLKATEDGNAVQVDPNAKLEEELIIRPTSETIIWNTYKNWIHSWRDLPLMCNQWCNVMRWEMRTRPFLRTSEFLWQEGHTAHATREEAEKEAQTMLRVYADFAEKWLAVPVVQGVKSETERFAGALDTYTIEAMMQDGKALQSGTSHFLGQNFAKSFDVTFLNKENKPEYVWATSWGVSTRLIGALIMTHSDDNGLVLPPKIAPIQVVIVPIFKGEEQLKALTDKLQPVIDQLRALGITVKYDDADNKRPGFKFADYELKGVPVRLAMGGRDLENNTIEVMRRDTLEKESVSFDGIVERIKNLLDEIQDNIFKKAKDFRDAHIYECENYEEFKEKVKDGGFFLCHWDGTEETEAKIKEDTQATIRCVPYMFEQTPGVDMVSGKPAKYRVIIARSY
- a CDS encoding OmpA family protein is translated as MKNMKMMAAGMCLLTVVSCQTKQGTGALIGGGAGAALGGIVGQIIGRNGKSTAIGAAIGGAVGAGAGALIGRHMDKVAREAAQQLPNARVDKVTDANGLDCVKVTFDSGILFPLNGSNLSASAKNDLTKFASLMQRNSNCDVAIQGYTDASGNDNINLPLSQRRADAVSSYLKGRGVSSRQIRSVQGFGSANPIENKTISQANRRVEVYLYASSEMVRQANNGSL